In Equus quagga isolate Etosha38 chromosome 14, UCLA_HA_Equagga_1.0, whole genome shotgun sequence, one DNA window encodes the following:
- the UBTFL1 gene encoding upstream-binding factor 1-like protein 1, giving the protein MALRESQDHWSKEDIVKLLERMENNLPSNERHTFKTTQSQMDWGKVAFKDFSGEMCKFKWLEISYTLRKFRTLKELVLEAKEHAKKLSKSKKHRKHPDFPKKPLTAYLRFFKERRPQCSQMHPTLSNQQLTKLLSEEYRELSEQVKLKYIQDFQKEKQEFEEKVARFREAHPALVQNSKKSNVPKRSPTKAPKKMQGSEKEVKSSPQTSFSQKMKFHGEPKKPPMHEYQKFHEDLWSSRELQDLPLRERMVEIGRRWQRIPQSQKEHYKKQAEELQKQYKVDLDRWLQSLSPEEYAAYREATYTKRKNLGMRGGSNPKMRRTDLQSPSARSPQEGLGEEQELQASETESSVSVGVTSLSSLGSEDNKEDGEEEEGRNSSDSSSEEEDGECESEGSDSSSYSSEDSSDSDSN; this is encoded by the coding sequence ATGGCGTTGCGTGAAAGCCAAGACCACTGGTCCAAAGAAGACATTGTGAAGTTACTGGAACGCATGGAGAATAACCTCCCCTCCAACGAGAGACACACGTTCAAAACGACCCAGTCACAGATGGACTGGGGAAAGGTAGCTTTTAAAGACTTTTCAGGAGAAATGTGCAAATTCAAATGGTTAGAGATTTCTTATACATTGAGAAAATTTCGTACTTTGAAAGAATTAGTCCTGGAAGCTAAGGAACATGCTAAAAAACTctccaaaagcaaaaaacacaggaaacatCCTGACTTCCCCAAGAAGCCCCTGACTGCTTACCTCCGCTTCTTCAAGGAGAGGCGGCCCCAGTGCTCCCAAATGCATCCCACGCTGAGCAACCAGCAGCTGACCAAGCTCCTGTCTGAGGAATACAGGGAGCTCTCAGAGCAGGTGAAGCTGAAATATATCCAAGATTTCCAAAAGGAGAAACAGGAGTTTGAGGAGAAAGTGGCTCGATTCAGGGAAGCCCACCCTGCTCTAGTCCAGAACTCCAAGAAATCTAACGTTCCCAAGAGAAGCCCAACCAAAGCCCCAAAGAAGATGCAGGGAAGTGAGAAAGAAGTGAAGTCTTCCCCACAAACCTCTTTTTCCCAGAAGATGAAATTCCACGGAGAGCCCAAGAAGCCCCCCATGCATGAATACCAGAAATTCCACGAGGATTTGTGGTCCAGTAGGGAGCTGCAGGACCTGCCCCTGAGGGAGCGCATGGTGGAGATTGGCAGACGCTGGCAGCGCATCCCGCAGAGCCAGAAGGAGCACTATAAGAAGCAGGCTGAGGAGCTGCAGAAACAGTACAAGGTGGACCTGGATcgctggctccagagtctgtctCCTGAAGAATATGCTGCATACAGAGAAGCAACCTATACTAAGCGTAAGAACCTGGGCATGAGGGGAGGCTCGAACCCCAAGATGAGACGGACAGATCTGCAGTCCCCATCTGCAAGGAGTCCTCAAGAAGGACTTGGAGAGGAGCAGGAGCTCCAGGCTTCAGAGACAGAATCATCAGTGTCTGTTGGGGTAACTTCTCTTTCCTCACTGGGATCAGAAGACAATAAggaagatggggaagaggaggaaggcaggaactCCTCGGACTCCAGCAGTGAGGAGGAAGATGGAGAGTGTGAGTCTGAGGGCAGTGACTCCAGCTCATATTCCTCAGAGGACTCCTCTGACTCAGACTCCAACTGA